The following proteins are encoded in a genomic region of Diabrotica virgifera virgifera chromosome 1, PGI_DIABVI_V3a:
- the LOC126879132 gene encoding uncharacterized protein LOC126879132 — translation MEIQMKNLIKDIKNCPYHVFGQHTNCDQYFCKGSKENEINFVIKLEECGLLNDILSCGNRLIQHTHSLLLNMNNNAAETYNSVISKFVGGKRINFVLRGSYDTRCKAAAISFNEREHYFSDLHKKMTMKSPGKYTTKYIEKIKRVRNKRRLRRELHPLIKKKRKSAPADKNYGAVDIEITTSEKESFLESLRKSNEEIAKIEQSTRGQSTNFLWKEYRHNRLTASNFGIVCKLRKSTNPANTTKKILFSDFHGSAATRWGQDHEAIAKLEFEAKYNLKVRECGLFISEENPFLAASPDGIIDDDHIVEVKCPYSACKLSPEEAVKLKIIKYLTHEENTFKLKQTDNYFYQVQGQLAIAQKKYCYFIVWTPMGFIVDKIKAEPEFWKQILPKLKKFYIENMLPHILSR, via the exons ATGGAGATTCAAATGAAAAACttaataaaagacataaaaaattgTCCGTACCATGTCTTTGGGCAACATACAAACTGCGATCAATATTTTTGTAAAGGATCCAAAGAAAACGAAATAAACTTTGTTATCAAATTAGAAGAATGCGGATTATTGAATGACATTCTCTCGTGTGGCAACAGACTAATTCAACATACTCATAGCTTATTGTTGAATATGAATAATAATGCAGCAGAAACATATAACTCTGTGATTTCAAAGTTTGTTGGGGGTAAAAGAATTAATTTTGTTCTGAGAGGTAGCTACGATACACGGTGTAAAGCTGCAGCGATATCATTCAATGAAAGAGAGCATTACTTTAGTGACCTACATAAGAAAATGACCATGAAAAGTCCAGGAAAATATACAACTAAATACATAGAAAAAATCAAAAGAGTAAGGAACAAAAGAAGACTGCGTAGAGAATTACACCcattaataaagaaaaaaagaaaaagtgcACCAGCTGATAAAAATTACGGTGCAGTAGATATAGAAATAACAACAAGCGAGAAAGAGAGTTTTTTGGAATCCTTACGAAAAAGTAATGAGGAGATTGCAAAAATAGAACAATCTACCAGGGGCCAATCTACAAATTTTTTGTGGAAAGAATACAGACACAATCGTTTGACAGCCTCTAATTTTGGAATTGTATGCAAATTGAGGAAATCTACAAATCCTGCAAAcactacaaaaaaaatattgttttcagaTTTTCACGGATCTGCTGCTACAAGGTGGGGACAAGATCATGAGGCAATTGCAAAACTGGAATTTGAagcaaaatataatttaaaagtaCGAGAATGTGGATTATTCATTTCTGAAGAAAATCCGTTTCTGGCAGCGAGTCCGGATGGCATTATTGATGACGATCATATCGTAGAAGTAAAATGCCCCTATTCGGCTTGTAAGTTGTCCCCAGAAGAAgctgtcaaattaaaaataattaaatacctaACACACGAagaaaatacttttaaattaaaacaaaccgataattatttttatcaagttCAAGGACAGCTAGCAATAGCTCAGAAAAAATATTGCTACTTTATTGTTTGGACACCTATGGGTTTCATTGTTGATAAG ATAAAAGCCGAGCCGGAATTTTGGAAGCAAATATTgccaaaattgaaaaaattttatattgaaaatatgttGCCACATATTTTAAGTAGGTAG